From Bombyx mori chromosome 10, ASM3026992v2, a single genomic window includes:
- the LOC101737705 gene encoding dnaJ homolog subfamily C member 16 precursor codes for MKWNLKGWKGRWLWALLVVILCTLTVAQKIGDPYKILGIHRKASLPEIRKAYRQLAKEWHPDKNENPNAEDRFVEIKQAYELLSDTERRQAYDLYGITNEDDHMYKPRHDYSQYARFSNDPFEEFFGTHFRTQDQDITLFHKLSVTARHFENNILEKSVHTPAIVLFYTDWCFECVRGAAAWRRLVEAMQPLGVTMATVHAGHEAGLARRVGIHGVPCLTLVLDKHVYVYKESLSSTQKILEFIRWRFPYKMVLSVTDANVDSFISDFEDNKVKALIFEERHTMRLRYLVTAFHYRDRVAFGFVDMKSQDTRNVSGRFKVQRDVDTMVLVKEDSDAPAATVSTAEIPTETLHQLIDAEQLLTLPRLSSQSVLERACPVEWRAARRRLCCVLLCARGPGSQPARAALRRLARRAPAPPARAHFAYVYTHAQPDFVRALANGSGIDTSEVEHRIVIIWRREVSRIQYEWFNESWPARLPHNGTEAALLHTIARLLKPTEELAYEAHVQELADEAALSAWWRAAVRACEWWQRTVRARHALSALSALATVLVVAGLGYLMAHLIKIEEESVQRQKEERRKQGGGGGGGGRAGAEPQPELRLHELRAEKYNGLVRLMKPGCRTIVLLVDMQSRVQLLSKFHKIVWPYRKNKTLVFAYLVVERNVSWFARVLAGALGGAGLALNARNCVGTVLALNPHRRYYCIYHAKLPEGSKPHKRMSRMTRALGSRRADPEAGAFIGFHSDQDSSDDEQDSPVLLQENLLDGLENWLDRLFEGSTHRYYINYWPDMTK; via the exons ATGAAATGGAACTTGAAGGGTTGGAAGGGTCGTTGGCTGTGGGCGTTGCTGGTGGTTATTCTGTGTACACTGACGGTCGCACAGAAGATCGGTGACCCATATAAAATTCTCGGTATACATCGAAAAGCAAGCTTGCCTGAGATACGAAAGGCATATCGGCAATTAGCAAAGGAATG GCACCCAGACAAGAATGAAAATCCAAATGCTGAAGACCGTTTTGTGGAGATCAAGCAAGCCTACGAGCTGCTTTCGGATACAGAACGGAGGCAGGCCTACGACTTGTATGGTATCACAAACGAAGACGACCACATGTACAAACCGAGACATGACTATAGTCAGTATGCAAGGTTCAG CAATGATCCCTTCGAAGAGTTCTTCGGCACACATTTCCGGACCCAAGATCAAGACATAACGCTCTTCCACAAACTTTCCGTCACTGCCAG ACACTTCGAGAACAATATACTGGAGAAGAGCGTTCACACTCCGGCCATAGTCCTGTTCTACACGGACTGGTGCTTCGAGTGCGtgcgcggcgcggcggcgtggCGCCGGCTGGTGGAGGCCATGCAGCCGCTGGGCGTCACCATGGCGACGGTGCACGCGGGCCACGAGGCGGGCCTGGCGCGCCGCGTGGGCATCCACGGCGTGCCCTGTCTCACGCTCGTGCTCGACAAACACGTCTACGTCTACAAAGAGAGCCTGTCTTCAACGCAAAAGATATTGG AGTTCATCCGTTGGCGTTTCCCGTACAAGATGGTGTTAAGTGTGACGGATGCGAACGTGGACTCGTTCATCTCGGACTTCGAGGACAACAAAGTGAAGGCTCTGATCTTCGAGGAGCGGCACACGATGCGGCTGCGCTACCTCGTCACGGCCTTCCACTACCGCGACCGCGTGGCCTTCGG TTTCGTGGACATGAAGTCTCAAGACACGAGGAACGTGTCGGGCCGCTTCAAGGTGCAGCGCGACGTGGACACCATGGTGCTGGTGAAGGAGGACAGCGACGCGCCCGCCGCCACCGTCAGCACCGCCGAGATACCCACCGAGACACTCCACCAGCTCATCGATGCTGAACAGCTGCTGACGCTGCCCAGGCTCTCGTCGCAG AGCGTGCTGGAGCGCGCGTGCCCGGTGGAGTGGcgcgcggcgcggcggcggctgTGCTGCGTGCTGCTGTGCGCGCGCGGGCCCGGCTCGCAGCCCGCCCGCGCCGCGCTGCGCCGCCTCGCCCGCCGCGCGCCCGCCCCCCCCGCGCGCGCGCACTTCGCCTACGTGTACACGCACGCGCAGCCGGACTTCGTGCGCGCGCTCGCCAACGGATCCG GCATAGACACATCCGAAGTGGAGCACCGCATAGTGATAATATGGCGGCGCGAGGTGTCCCGGATCCAGTACGAGTGGTTCAACGAGAGCTGGCCGGCGCGCCTGCCGCACAACGGCACGGAGGCGGCGCTGCTGCACACCATCGCGCGCCTGCTCAAGCCCACCGAGGAGCTCGCCTACGAAGCGCACGTGCAG GAGCTGGCGGACGAGGCGGCGCTGAGCGCGTGGTGGCGGGCGGCCGTGCGCGCGTGCGAGTGGTGGCAGCGCACCGTGCGGGCGCGCCACGCCCTCTCCGCGCTTTCCGCGCTCGCCACCGTGCTGGTCGTCGCCGGCCTGGGCTACCTCATGGCGCACCTCAT TAAAATAGAGGAGGAGTCGGTTCAGCGTCAGAAGGAGGAGCGCAGGAAGcagggcgggggcgggggcggcggcGGCAGGGCGGGAGCGGAGCCGCAGCCCGAGCTCAGGCTGCACGAGCTGCGCGCCGAGAAGTACAACGGGCTGGTCAG ACTGATGAAGCCCGGCTGCCGCACCATCGTGCTGCTGGTGGACATGCAGAGTCGGGTGCAGCTGTTGTCCAAGTTCCACAAGATCGTGTGGCCTTACCGCAA GAACAAGACGCTGGTGTTCGCGTACCTGGTGGTGGAGCGCAACGTGTCGTGGTTCGCGCGCGTGCTGGCGGGCGCGCTGGGCGGCGCGGGGCTCGCGCTCAACGCCCGCAACTGCGTGGGCACCGTGCTGGCGCTCAACCCGCACCGCCGCTACTACTGCATCTACCACGCCAAGCTGCCCGAGGGCTCCAAGCCGCACAAG CGCATGAGTCGCATGACCCGCGCCCTGGGAAGCAGACGGGCCGACCCAGAAGCCGGCGCCTTCATCGGCTTCCACTCCGACCAAGACTCTTCTGATGATGAGCAGGACTCTCCGGTATTGCTACAGG AGAATCTCCTCGACGGATTGGAGAACTGGTTGGACCGGCTGTTCGAAGGAAGCACCCACCGTTACTACATCAACTACTGGCCCGACATGACGAAATGA